Proteins encoded in a region of the Anopheles ziemanni chromosome 2, idAnoZiCoDA_A2_x.2, whole genome shotgun sequence genome:
- the LOC131281294 gene encoding lactosylceramide 4-alpha-galactosyltransferase-like, with protein MSVWIQPKRYRRRILCILLLFVGAIVVAYVHKADRPSQNCFQEVFGDDGDKLLEDVQQSIPQPTEDGRNIFFHETSCSKDGLVRLNARQACAIESAARANPEWNIFVLFAAPVGFRNRTAQPIVEALLDYRNVHLRYVNLTTYGNDTPLEEWMQNGEIFRSKYMNSHLSDVMRYLTLYKYGGTYLDLDVIVRRSFEQLAPNYAGAESVKWVAAGVMNFEPKGHGHELADMCVRDLLANFNGQDWGNNGPGVVTRVLRKYCETHSTVHMTRERCRHFTVYPISTFYAIGFEDYKQFFEEKYLNQALATLNQSIAVHVWNKFSKNHPVIVGSRVAYGVLADQHCPKVYRSCGPIF; from the exons ATGTCGGTCTGGATACAACCGAAACGCTATAGACGCCGAATATTATGTATACTTTTGCTTTTCGTGGGAGCTATCGTTGTAGCGTACGTCCACAAAGCAGACCGACCATCGCAAAACTGCTTTCAAGAAGTGTTCGGTGACGACGGTGATAAGCTGTTGGAAGATGTGCAACAAAGCATCCCGCAGCCAACAGAAGATGGGCGTAACATTTTCTTCCATGAAACCTCCTGCTCAAAAGACGGACTCGTGCGCTTGAATGCACGTCAGGCCTGTGCGATCGAGTCGGCAGCGCGGGCCAATCCGGAATGGAACATTTTCGTGCTGTTCGCGGCGCCGGTCGGTTTCCGGAATCGCACGGCTCAGCCCATCGTCGAGGCGTTGCTGGACTATCGGAACGTACATTTGCGTTACGTAAATCTTACGACGTACGGAAACGATACGCCGCTGGAAGAGTGGATGCAAAACGGGGAAATATTTCGTTCGAAATACATGAACTCGCACCTGTCAGACGTGATGCGCTACCTGACGCTATACAAATACGGCGGTACTTATCTTGATCTCGACGTCATCGTCCGACGATCGTTCGAGCAGCTCGCACCGAACTATGCCGGTGCGGAATCGGTCAAATGGGTCGCTGCCGGTGTGATGAACTTCGAACCGAAAGGACACGGTCACGAACTGGCTGATATGTGCGTTCG CGATCTGCTGGCTAACTTCAACGGGCAGGATTGGGGCAACAATGGTCCCGGCGTAGTAACCCGTGTCCTGCGAAAGTACTGCGAAACTCACTCGACGGTTCATATGACCCGCGAACGATGCCGTCACTTTACGGTGTATCCGATAAGTACCTTTTATGCTATCGGTTTCGAAGATTATAAGCAATTTTTCGAAGAAAAATATCTCAACCAAGCCCTCGCCACACTGAATCAATCGATAGCTGTGCACGTGTGGAATAAGTTCAGTAAAAACCATCCTGTCATCGTTGGTTCGCGAGTGGCGTACGGAGTGCTGGCCGACCAACATTGCCCCAAAGTATATCGATCCTGTGGTcctattttttaa
- the LOC131293463 gene encoding lactosylceramide 4-alpha-galactosyltransferase-like: MFSSRLSYYLRLAALALAIVLFFRTLFKGHDKAPTLTDEPISSYKFLEPFTDGDELLKYRNVYFIESSAPFRNVVTIEPRHACAIEAAARANPRKNIIVLLAAWIDFTEADRLQIPDLSRLAGFRNVHFRWLDLENFALDTPVDSVIKSDELYSLPDGVAFLSEILRMVLLYKYGGIYLDLDVMTLAPLDLYHPNFFSAQSMTSADTSVMGLERGDYGQQFAMEYLEDIKYFHEIGETRNGSTLLTNKLLQVCEKVTVHEIVENGCFSLLDVHRQHAFHPFDASNINVMFDSALLDEAKQMLANSMAVHMLHHHSRTLQSDSNGETGYEMVAKTYCPNVYYANEGEF; encoded by the exons ATGTTCTCCTCACGGTTGTCCTACTATCTTCGTCTCGCCGCTCTCGCCCTAGCAATTGTTCTGTTCTTTCGCACGTTGTTTAAAGGCCACGACAAAGCACCAACGTTAACCGACGAGCCAATAAGCAGCTATAAATTCCTAGAGCCGTTCACGGATGGCGATGAGTTGCTTAAATACAGAAACGTGTACTTTATCGAATCGTCCGCCCCGTTCCGAAACGTGGTCACGATCGAACCGCGCCATGCGTGTGCCATCGAAGCGGCAGCACGCGCCAACCCGCGTAAGAACATTATCGTCCTACTAGCAGCTTGGATCGACTTCACCGAGGCGGACCGACTGCAGATACCGGACCTGAGCAGGTTAGCTGGCTTCCGGAACGTACACTTCCGGTGGCTAGACTTGGAGAATTTCGCGCTGGACACCCCGGTCGACTCGGTGATCAAATCCGACGAGCTCTACAGTCTTCCCGATGGTGTGGCGTTCCTTTCCGAGATTCTGCGGATGGTGCTGCTGTATAAGTACGGTGGCATCTATCTTGACCTGGACGTGATGACCCTGGCGCCGTTAGACTTGTACCATCCGAACTTTTTCAGCGCTCAATCGATGACGAGTGCCGATACGTCGGTAATGGGGCTTGAGCGGGGAGACTATGGGCAACAATTCGCAATGGAGTATCTCGA AGATATCAAATACTTCCACGAGATAGGCGAAACCCGAAATGGGTCCACTCTGCTGACGAACAAACTGCTGCAGGTCTGCGAGAAGGTCACGGTGCATGAGATAGTGGAAAACGGTTGCTTCAGCCTGTTAGACGTACACAGGCAGCATGCATTCCATCCCTTCGATGCGAGCAACATTAACGTAATGTTCGACTCGGCGTTGCTGGACGAGGCGAAACAGATGCTGGCGAACTCGATGGCCGTGCACATGCTCCACCATCACAGTCGGACACTGCAAAGTGATTCCAACGGCGAAACGGGCTACGAGATGGTAGCGAAAACCTACTGCCCAAATGTGTATTATGCGAACGAGGGAGAATTTTAA
- the LOC131281716 gene encoding uncharacterized protein LOC131281716, protein MSASNDNDPDNNPDVILDKILRKARAKESRWDRIRRKHLNNLTVTSKTVKKFINMDFIDESQLRMLMAGEGTGTGTKPILDPVLVMDIRHEMIRRKNNSKSPGSGTGGGGGMRIKPPIDPVKAYQQENLENHNRSIEMTLCENELNKFRKQIEHLGNGCAGGNGKKTQVSSHKRSILYINIPKIDNGMIYESLEECERYTAHFYQSAIEGTEQLFEETKDETYGVLRQAATIEEIVDREEKEREADVVIPKPFIEMVPSATKEAEEGVPKTIATSPEDQDEESKIVRFGNTEIITYPPDDLSFSLGSEYGFDDNDLFLESLDSDVDEFDETEFQSNSDSTSDLASDEPNHRQNGDPMPTDSSECLTISRIDTSGSGSKAETSSSGFSREKLTYNYDEAESELLEIAPSAERLSETDPIMVKKCDLKDYSELCVTNYKPDMDSKDDRVELTEESRKVISNALKEGYLQNHDRAILKQYFFKWLQCTILEKISKGAGVTSTREQKLKRINDFISNIRHSRKKGVLRSSKSSDQPGQPPSVKKEYEHRLKVQQDIIELQKLKLERQERIITELKLSKFSEAAKISKMEIQSELLKAARTGHVRLRAKAKCIQIVGNIKADTSEEDEMRKLQAQGLMIPKFLAKMQQRALERSQRHQEAKERRMRLEQERENAKHAAEEAKRFEDEEDRKRRYREMREKRKLEKLQKIIREQERQAWIANNQIAKEFRLLKLKRFGMYAFKLLLGIRHENERRSIAYRRRYYKRKYFRKWWSFTNALWETKKAMADDLHEYKVLTLALRHWKVYIHEQRCKLQVAIDWYEVRMTEKVISIWIGRTKQSLMILQGKMSHAASHYEWQLKWKVFERWQRLHIILRIEKETEMRRQRWRMKIWELLPDYKPIEEDI, encoded by the exons ATGTCCGCCAGCAACGATAATGACCCGGATAACAATCCGGATGTGATACTGGACAAAATTCTACGCAAGGCGCGCGCAAAGGAATCACGCTGGGATCGCATTCGCCGGAAGCATTTGAACAATCTCACCGTGACGTCGAAGACGGTGAAAAAGTTCATCAACATGGACTTCATCGACGAGAGCCAGCTGCGTATGCTGATGGCTGGCGAGGGCACGGGTACAGGCACCAAACCAATTCTGGACCCGGTGCTGGTCATGGACATCCGGCATGAGATGATACGACGAAAGAACAATTCAAAGTCTCCGGGAAGTGGTACGGGTGGAGGGGGTGGAATGCGCATTAAACCCCCGATTGATCCTGTCAAAGCGTACCAACAGGAGAACCTGGAGAATCACAACCGGTCGATCGAAATGACGCTTTGCGAGAATGAGTTGAACAAGTTTCGCAAACAGATCGAGCACCTAGGAAACGGTTGTGCCGGTGGAAATGGGAAGAAAACGCAAGTGAGTTCTCACAAGCGAAGCATTTTGTACATCAATATTCCGAAGATCGACAATGGGATGATCTACGAGAGTTTGGAAGAGTGTGAACGTTATACGGCACACTTCTACCAGAGCGCCATCGAGGGCACGGAACAACTTTTTGAAGAGACCAAGGATGAAACCTACGGTGTACTGCGACAGGCCGCCACGATCGAGGAAATCGTAGACcgcgaggaaaaggaaagagaaGCGGATGTGGTGATACCGAAACCGTTTATTGAAATGGTTCCGAGTGCCACCAAGGAGGCGGAGGAAGGCGTTCCGAAAACTATCGCAACAAGTCCGGAGGACCAGGATGAGGAGAGTAAGATAGTGAGATTTGGAAACACGGAAATCATAACATACCCCCCGGATGATTTATCGTTTTCACTCGGTTCCGAGTACGGTTTCGATGATAACGATCTTTTCCTCGAGTCGCTCGATTCCGATGTGGATGAGTTTGATGAAACGGAATTTCAGTCGAACTCCGATAGCACCTCGGACCTGGCCAGCGATGAGCCGAACCATCGCCAGAATGGCGACCCAATGCCGACCGACAGTAGCGAATGTCTCACAATATCGCGCATCGACACGTCCGGCAGTGGATCAAAGGCGGAGACCAGCAGTTCGGGATTTTCGCGCGAGAAACTCACGTACAACTACGACGAGGCGGAATCGGAGCTGCTGGAAATCGCGCCATCCGCCGAGCGACTCTCTGAAACGGACCCGATCATGGTGAAAAAGTGCGACCTGAAGGACTACAGCGAACTGTGCGTCACGAACTACAAGCCGGACATGGACTCGAAGGACGATCGGGTGGAGCTGACCGAAGAATCGCGCAAGGTAATAAGCAACGCGTTAAAGGAGGGGTACCTACAGAACCACGACCGTGCCATCCTGAAGCAGTACTTCTTCAAGTGGCTCCAGTGCACGATTCTTGAGAAGATCTCCAAAGGTGCCGGCGTCACGAGTACGCGCGAGCAGAAACTCAAGCGCATTAACGACTTCATCAGTAACATTCGGCACAGCCGTAAGAAGGGTGTACTGCGCAGCAGCAAATCGTCGGACCAACCAGGCCAACCACCGTCCGTGAAGAAGGAGTACGAGCACCGGCTGAAGGTGCAGCAGGACATCATCGAGCTGCAGAAGCTCAAACTCGAGCGCCAGGAGCGCATCATCACCGAGCTGAAGCTGTCCAAGTTTTCCGAGGCTGCCAAAATTTCCAAGATGGAAATACAAAGCGAACTACTCAAGGCGGCCCGGACCGGCCACGTGCGACTGCGCGCCAAAGCCAAGTGCATCCAGATCGTGGGTAACATCAAGGCGGACACGTCGGAGGAGGACGAGATGCGCAAGCTGCAGGCGCAGGGTCTTATGATACCAAAATTTCTAGCCAAAATGCAACAGCGTGCACTGGAGCGTAGTCAGCGCCACCAGGAGGCCAAGGAGCGCCGGATGCGACTGGAGCAGGAGCGTGAAAATGCGAAACACGCGGCAGAGGAAGCGAAGCGCTTCGAGGACGAGGAAGACCGCAAACGGCGCTACCGGGAGATGCGCGAGAAGCGTAAGCTGGAGAAGCTGCAGAAGATTATTCGCGAACAGGAACGCCAGGCGTGGATCGCCAACAACCAGATCGCGAAGGAGTTCCGTCTGCTCAAGCTGAAGCGTTTCGGGATGTACGCATTCAAGCTGCTGCTTGGCATACGCCATGAAAACGAGCGGCGCTCGATTGCTTACCGGAGGCGCTACTATAAGCGCAAGTACTTCCGCAAGTGGTGGTCCTTCACGAATGCCCTGTGGGAGACTAAGAAGGCAATGGCGGATGACCTGCACGAGTATAAGGTTCTTACACTGGCTTTGCGACATTGGAAAGTG TACATACATGAGCAACGTTGCAAGCTGCAGGTGGCCATCGATTGGTACGAGGTGCGTATGACGGAGAAGGTGATTTCAATATGGATTGGCCGGACGAAGCAATCGCTGATGATTCTGCAAGGAAAGATGTCCCACGCCGCCTCACACTATGAA